In Lentibacillus amyloliquefaciens, one DNA window encodes the following:
- a CDS encoding murein hydrolase activator EnvC family protein, with translation MRKYISSLLAALMVFSMGLANIEKVSAESTDDLEQEIDNKKEEQKEIEQDKSDIQSDKQETEEKIDKNQEEQGNVNSEINTIDNDLADTREKIATKENEIADTNEQLDSLSNQIDELNGQIDQLKEEIEELKQRIKEREKLLKDRLRAIQSNGGSMKYIEVIFGAKSFGDLISRSSAVNTIMDSDKDIMETHKREKQAVEDKQAEVKAKKKDIEEKKADVEEKKASLQSQKDELESLKSELDNQMAEKESLLSDLESKEGELQDYKVSLEEEQAVLRQQEAANQKAIEAAKQEKEKLEQLAKEKEREKQANQTASASSGGSSQTDSSNNNSDSTGSTASTGNGTFSQPISAPITSGYKQRGGSFHHGIDYGVSIGTPVGSAAAGSVSYAGTMSGYGNVVLVRHYINGSYYTTLYAHLNSISVSVGQSVSRGQSVGASGNTGRSTGPHLHFELHQGNWNNAKSNSVNPLSYL, from the coding sequence ATGAGAAAATATATTTCTAGCTTACTGGCGGCCCTCATGGTTTTCAGTATGGGACTTGCAAATATAGAGAAAGTGTCGGCAGAGAGTACGGATGACCTTGAACAGGAAATAGATAATAAAAAAGAAGAACAGAAAGAAATAGAACAGGATAAATCTGATATTCAAAGTGATAAACAGGAGACAGAAGAAAAGATTGATAAAAATCAGGAAGAACAAGGCAATGTCAACAGCGAGATTAATACAATCGATAATGACTTAGCTGACACACGTGAAAAAATAGCAACAAAAGAAAATGAAATTGCCGATACAAACGAACAGCTTGATTCGTTAAGCAACCAGATTGATGAGCTGAATGGACAGATTGATCAACTGAAAGAAGAGATTGAAGAACTTAAACAGCGTATCAAAGAACGTGAGAAACTGTTAAAAGACCGCCTGCGTGCTATTCAATCAAACGGCGGCAGCATGAAATACATAGAAGTTATTTTTGGAGCTAAAAGCTTTGGCGATTTAATCAGCAGATCTTCTGCCGTTAATACGATTATGGATTCGGATAAAGACATTATGGAAACACATAAGCGTGAAAAACAAGCGGTTGAAGATAAGCAGGCTGAGGTAAAAGCTAAGAAAAAAGATATCGAAGAAAAGAAAGCTGATGTTGAGGAAAAGAAAGCATCATTGCAAAGCCAAAAAGACGAGCTTGAATCATTGAAATCAGAACTGGATAATCAAATGGCAGAGAAAGAAAGCTTGCTGAGTGACCTTGAAAGTAAAGAAGGCGAACTTCAGGATTATAAAGTAAGCTTGGAGGAAGAACAGGCAGTGCTGCGTCAGCAGGAAGCAGCAAACCAAAAAGCAATCGAAGCAGCTAAACAGGAGAAAGAAAAGTTAGAGCAGCTTGCAAAAGAAAAAGAACGTGAGAAGCAGGCCAATCAAACTGCAAGCGCCAGCTCCGGCGGCTCAAGTCAAACAGACAGTTCAAATAACAATTCAGATTCAACCGGTTCAACAGCCAGCACAGGCAATGGCACGTTCAGTCAGCCGATTTCTGCACCGATAACATCAGGATATAAACAGCGTGGGGGTTCATTCCACCATGGAATCGACTATGGTGTATCAATCGGAACACCGGTTGGATCAGCTGCAGCAGGGTCTGTAAGCTATGCCGGCACCATGAGCGGGTATGGAAATGTCGTCTTAGTGCGTCATTACATTAATGGCAGTTATTATACGACATTATATGCGCACTTAAATAGTATCTCTGTGTCAGTCGGGCAATCAGTCAGCAGAGGCCAGAGCGTTGGCGCAAGCGGTAATACAGGGCGTTCGACAGGACCGCATCTTCACTTTGAATTACATCAAGGCAACTGGAACAACGCAAAAAGCAACTCAGTTAATCCATTGAGTTATCTTTAA
- a CDS encoding S41 family peptidase, whose amino-acid sequence MTLKKQHLVLLLIAAVLLGFAGAFLGMNLAQPDRDSAEETSTTATDENASEPPANMQKVAETYNLIKSNYLEDVEDKQLIEGAIKGMVSSLDDPYSSYMDVESMEQFNQSIESSFQGIGAEVSMVNDKVTIVSPIKDSPAEEAGLRPNDQILSVDGESVAGLNLNEAVEKIRGEKGTEVVLEVQRSGVSEPFDVTIVRDDIPVETVYSETKTIDGKKTGVIEIASFAENTGQHFTEQLKSLEEENIEGLVIDVRGNPGGVLSAVEEVLKNFIPNDKPYVQIENPNGETDKSYSELEEKKPYPISVLIDEGSASASEILAVAMKETGYDVVGKNSFGKGTVQRAVPVGEDGSRVKLTVFKWLSPDGTWIHEEGVKPTVEVEQPEHYYTNPVQVDETITFDETGDNVKNIQVMLNGLGYEPGRTDGYFGEATVTAVENFQEEHDLEVTGEVDEETAGLIETQVVDRVRNGQDDRQMEEALNSLYE is encoded by the coding sequence ATGACATTAAAAAAGCAACACCTGGTACTTTTGCTGATAGCTGCAGTGCTGTTGGGATTTGCAGGTGCTTTTCTTGGCATGAACTTGGCACAGCCTGACCGGGATTCGGCCGAGGAGACATCCACAACTGCAACTGATGAGAATGCGAGCGAACCACCGGCTAATATGCAGAAGGTGGCCGAGACATACAATTTAATTAAGAGTAATTATTTGGAAGATGTAGAAGACAAGCAGTTAATCGAAGGTGCTATTAAGGGGATGGTATCTTCATTGGATGACCCTTACAGCTCCTATATGGACGTTGAATCAATGGAACAATTTAATCAATCGATCGAATCCTCATTTCAAGGGATTGGTGCTGAAGTCAGCATGGTGAATGACAAAGTGACCATTGTATCACCCATTAAAGATTCGCCTGCAGAAGAAGCTGGTCTTAGACCGAATGACCAGATTTTAAGTGTTGATGGCGAAAGTGTCGCAGGATTGAATTTAAATGAAGCCGTCGAAAAAATCCGTGGTGAAAAAGGAACTGAAGTCGTGCTGGAAGTTCAGCGCTCAGGCGTCTCAGAGCCCTTCGATGTTACAATAGTACGTGATGACATACCTGTGGAAACAGTTTACTCTGAGACCAAGACAATCGATGGGAAGAAAACAGGTGTCATTGAAATAGCTTCTTTTGCTGAAAATACGGGCCAGCATTTCACAGAGCAGTTGAAATCACTGGAAGAGGAAAACATTGAAGGTCTCGTCATTGATGTCAGAGGAAATCCCGGCGGTGTTCTGTCAGCAGTCGAGGAAGTATTGAAGAACTTCATACCGAATGATAAACCTTATGTTCAGATCGAAAACCCAAATGGCGAAACTGATAAATCCTACTCAGAGCTGGAAGAGAAAAAACCTTATCCGATCAGTGTACTTATTGATGAAGGCAGTGCTTCCGCTTCAGAAATTCTGGCAGTTGCCATGAAAGAAACCGGGTATGATGTCGTTGGCAAGAACAGTTTTGGAAAAGGGACTGTCCAACGAGCCGTTCCAGTCGGAGAAGACGGCAGCAGAGTGAAGTTAACCGTCTTTAAATGGCTTTCACCTGATGGCACCTGGATTCATGAAGAAGGTGTGAAACCGACTGTCGAAGTGGAGCAGCCGGAGCATTATTATACAAACCCGGTGCAGGTTGATGAAACGATCACATTCGATGAAACCGGCGACAATGTTAAGAATATACAAGTTATGTTGAATGGCTTAGGTTATGAACCCGGGCGAACAGATGGCTATTTCGGAGAAGCTACTGTAACGGCTGTTGAGAATTTCCAGGAAGAGCATGATTTGGAAGTGACCGGCGAAGTGGACGAAGAAACAGCCGGGTTGATTGAAACTCAGGTTGTTGACCGTGTTCGTAATGGTCAAGATGATCGGCAGATGGAAGAGGCTTTAAACAGTTTATATGAGTAA
- a CDS encoding PDZ domain-containing protein, translating into MAQSWLIELGNGVGRFFLNPLLYWTIILSILIGYKRIKAERQQFGLKIFDVFSEWKNTWLISLIFGFVLSILAIGAGFVFSYETILLLSGVTLLLSLTLRLSLLSPVYTIGAAYFLLLLSPFVLDYQSIIDPDLFEMPNFTALSILTAVLLSAEAFLLKRQGRNDTFPKMKAGRRGTWIGTHHLRKMTLIPFFVLIPSGSISSFASYWPYFSIGGETFSLVLVPFLIGFNHLVQGQLPEKAAARLSASLHVLSLVILVLALGSIYIGWLSLAAAVAGIIGREYFSYRHRIKDREKTPFFNQDDHGIKILAVIPGSAADRLGIAAGETITKVNGKKIADMDEFYYALQNSGAFFKLKVLGDNGEARFIQNALYEEDHHELGIITTFNRHRENKYA; encoded by the coding sequence ATGGCACAATCCTGGCTTATAGAACTGGGAAATGGGGTAGGTCGTTTCTTTTTGAACCCGCTTTTATATTGGACAATCATTTTATCAATTCTGATTGGCTATAAGCGCATAAAAGCAGAACGGCAACAATTTGGTCTGAAGATTTTTGACGTCTTTTCAGAGTGGAAAAACACGTGGCTGATTTCACTTATATTTGGTTTTGTATTATCCATTTTAGCTATTGGAGCAGGTTTCGTCTTTTCGTATGAAACCATCCTGCTCTTGTCCGGCGTGACGCTCCTGCTCAGTTTGACCCTTCGTCTGTCATTACTTTCACCGGTCTACACGATCGGAGCAGCTTATTTTTTATTGCTTCTTTCACCTTTTGTATTGGACTATCAATCGATTATTGATCCTGATTTATTTGAAATGCCTAACTTTACCGCACTCAGTATATTGACAGCTGTGCTATTGTCAGCAGAGGCATTTTTATTAAAGCGGCAAGGCAGAAACGATACATTTCCGAAAATGAAAGCCGGTCGCCGCGGTACATGGATCGGAACGCACCACCTCAGGAAAATGACGCTCATTCCGTTCTTTGTTCTGATTCCAAGCGGATCGATTTCGTCATTTGCATCGTACTGGCCGTATTTTTCAATCGGCGGTGAAACATTCAGTCTTGTCCTTGTCCCTTTTCTAATTGGTTTCAATCATCTTGTGCAGGGGCAATTACCCGAGAAGGCCGCTGCTCGTCTTTCGGCATCGCTTCATGTTCTAAGCTTGGTGATTCTGGTCTTGGCGCTGGGAAGCATCTATATTGGCTGGCTGTCATTGGCTGCTGCAGTTGCAGGCATTATCGGACGAGAATATTTCAGCTATCGACATCGCATCAAAGACCGTGAAAAAACACCATTTTTCAATCAGGATGACCACGGCATTAAGATATTAGCGGTCATACCAGGCTCTGCAGCAGATCGCTTGGGGATAGCAGCCGGTGAGACGATTACGAAAGTCAACGGTAAAAAAATCGCTGATATGGATGAGTTTTACTATGCGTTACAGAATAGCGGCGCTTTCTTTAAGTTGAAAGTGCTTGGAGATAACGGGGAAGCTCGTTTTATACAAAACGCCCTTTATGAAGAAGATCATCACGAATTAGGCATTATTACGACGTTTAATCGCCATCGGGAAAACAAATACGCATAA
- a CDS encoding YkoP family protein gives MKNYLLALWNTLDPIYYNFTRLHHIADRDRNKTIFRVRLTKYKGSLVVLEDGTTIRKNDVLLKIHLHNVRMICELKNCKSQVQRALVLYHMVRNDLQHLSSYIEGHPRSHDIKAVIGITMLDKGTRRLGFEAFAIKNLCYRLFKQFTCVFINFIAGRADRNPPCYLFMSTNRLLNHSERMN, from the coding sequence ATGAAAAATTATTTGCTGGCGCTATGGAACACGCTTGATCCTATTTACTACAATTTTACCAGACTTCATCATATAGCGGATCGTGACCGGAATAAAACGATTTTCCGTGTCAGATTAACAAAATACAAAGGCTCGCTTGTGGTACTTGAAGATGGTACAACGATTCGGAAGAACGATGTGCTGTTGAAAATCCATTTGCATAATGTTCGTATGATTTGTGAGCTTAAGAATTGCAAAAGCCAGGTTCAGCGTGCTTTGGTGTTATATCATATGGTGCGGAATGATTTGCAACATCTTTCAAGCTACATTGAAGGTCACCCCAGAAGCCATGACATAAAAGCTGTGATCGGGATTACGATGTTAGACAAGGGAACACGCCGGCTGGGATTTGAAGCTTTTGCCATTAAAAACCTATGCTACCGGCTGTTCAAACAATTCACGTGCGTGTTTATTAATTTTATTGCAGGCCGGGCTGACCGAAACCCGCCTTGCTACCTGTTCATGTCAACGAACCGGCTGCTGAATCACTCGGAACGAATGAATTAA
- a CDS encoding metallophosphoesterase: MIYAITIFITVCIVYFLYKAYKNTHDIQINKINAVPGSVEQLPALSILHLSDLHLENISLTPSQLADNLKNESVDMIALTGDFLDRKRSIPKLLPYLKVLRDMKPACGIYAVLGNHDYVLKDQDLMELITLLEKNNIHVLRNGSESFSINGHVVNIIGIDDYSTNHSNLPLAYQHVNTGTNIVLTHDPNIVLDMQGYHFDYLMAGHFHGGQICYPKAYHLVKMGKLAKQNVIKGLHMHNKSPFYISEGLGQTGLNVRIGSRPEITFHQIPFSQAAHV, from the coding sequence ATGATATATGCCATCACGATATTCATAACAGTGTGTATCGTCTATTTCCTATACAAAGCATACAAAAACACGCATGATATACAGATTAATAAAATCAATGCAGTGCCTGGATCTGTTGAACAGCTTCCGGCATTATCGATCCTCCATTTGTCTGATTTACATTTGGAGAATATTTCACTCACACCTAGCCAGCTTGCCGATAATCTAAAGAATGAATCAGTTGATATGATTGCACTAACCGGCGATTTTCTTGACCGGAAACGCAGCATTCCTAAATTACTGCCCTATTTAAAGGTATTACGTGATATGAAACCTGCTTGCGGTATTTACGCAGTCCTGGGCAATCACGATTATGTTCTGAAAGACCAGGACTTAATGGAGCTCATCACCTTATTGGAGAAAAACAATATTCATGTGTTGCGAAATGGCAGTGAAAGCTTTTCAATTAATGGCCATGTGGTCAATATAATCGGGATTGATGACTACAGTACTAACCACAGCAACCTGCCTTTGGCCTATCAGCATGTGAACACGGGAACAAATATCGTTCTGACGCATGATCCGAACATCGTGCTTGATATGCAAGGTTATCATTTTGACTACTTAATGGCAGGGCATTTTCATGGCGGCCAGATTTGCTACCCTAAGGCATACCATCTTGTTAAAATGGGCAAACTCGCAAAACAGAACGTCATAAAAGGCTTGCACATGCACAATAAATCACCTTTTTATATCAGTGAAGGTCTCGGACAGACCGGACTCAATGTACGAATTGGCTCAAGGCCGGAGATAACGTTCCATCAGATTCCATTCAGCCAAGCCGCACATGTTTAA
- a CDS encoding MGDG synthase family glycosyltransferase yields the protein MEKALFLPFMQLQTGHHHVADALIAEINSCRNDIVCDKVDILSYSYGRMEKVISAAYLNWIKYFPDVYDRLYRFTAYKKEPFHNRRYLYEAMFMYFFKRLTNRNDVRILFCTHALPSNIASVLKLKNKLSSVTVNVYTDYFVNDLWGIEGIDYHLVPTLTVKDYLTAKGVRPEAIYVTGIPVDNVFQKADRRERNSDLIKVLVTGGSLGVGSLKSMLPALNSGKVHYYILCGKNDILYQDLLRIEQDSVTPIPYITRKAEMNKLYNQVDAVLTKPGGVTISECLLKRKPIFLYNPLPGQERINAEQMKLQGTAIPVDKDNNLEEQLLQFFTDENRQRVYDDNVDVYHRYLDRRPLSDLLQEMLNKKH from the coding sequence ATGGAAAAGGCATTATTTTTGCCATTCATGCAATTACAAACCGGACATCATCATGTGGCAGATGCATTAATTGCGGAAATTAATTCTTGCCGAAATGATATTGTCTGTGACAAAGTGGATATTTTGTCATACAGCTATGGCAGAATGGAAAAAGTTATTTCTGCTGCTTATTTAAACTGGATTAAATATTTCCCGGATGTCTATGATAGGCTGTACAGGTTTACTGCTTATAAAAAAGAACCATTTCATAACCGCCGATATCTTTATGAAGCAATGTTCATGTATTTTTTTAAACGGCTGACGAACCGGAATGATGTCCGAATTTTATTTTGTACGCATGCCCTTCCATCAAACATAGCGAGTGTCTTAAAACTGAAGAATAAATTATCGTCTGTCACGGTCAATGTTTATACGGACTATTTTGTTAATGATCTCTGGGGAATAGAAGGGATTGATTACCATTTAGTTCCCACATTGACGGTTAAAGATTATTTAACGGCTAAAGGTGTCAGGCCGGAGGCGATTTATGTAACAGGCATCCCTGTTGACAATGTATTTCAGAAAGCGGACAGAAGAGAACGGAACAGCGATTTAATAAAAGTGCTGGTCACAGGCGGCAGTCTCGGGGTCGGTTCGCTAAAGAGCATGCTTCCGGCACTCAATTCCGGCAAGGTTCATTATTATATTTTGTGCGGCAAAAATGATATCTTATATCAGGATTTGCTCCGGATAGAACAGGATTCAGTTACACCGATTCCGTATATCACCAGAAAAGCTGAAATGAATAAGTTGTACAATCAGGTTGATGCGGTGCTGACAAAGCCTGGAGGGGTGACCATCAGCGAGTGCCTTTTGAAACGAAAGCCGATTTTTTTATATAATCCGCTCCCCGGACAGGAACGAATAAATGCCGAGCAGATGAAACTGCAGGGAACAGCAATTCCGGTCGATAAGGATAATAACTTGGAAGAACAGTTATTGCAGTTTTTTACGGATGAAAACAGGCAAAGAGTGTATGATGACAACGTTGATGTGTATCATCGCTATCTGGACCGCAGGCCGCTGTCAGACCTTTTGCAAGAAATGCTTAATAAAAAACATTAG
- a CDS encoding FixH family protein, producing the protein MRKITIIFLIVLTGFLAACGQSGDTDNNTSAEPDTSVPIEADLEVAEQAEKDEKVTFTVTVTQDGEAVSDASEVEFEIWEDGNKEESEMIEADNAGDGAYTVEKTFDTDAVYHVQSHVTARTMHTMPVKKIAIGSAEIDKESSEDNENG; encoded by the coding sequence ATGCGAAAAATAACGATCATTTTCCTGATTGTGCTGACAGGTTTTCTCGCCGCATGCGGCCAGAGTGGGGATACAGATAACAATACCTCAGCAGAACCTGACACATCAGTGCCAATTGAAGCTGATCTGGAAGTTGCTGAGCAAGCGGAAAAAGATGAAAAGGTTACCTTTACAGTTACCGTCACACAAGACGGGGAGGCTGTCTCAGATGCCAGTGAAGTGGAATTTGAAATCTGGGAAGATGGCAATAAAGAAGAAAGTGAAATGATTGAAGCCGATAATGCCGGTGATGGCGCATATACTGTGGAAAAAACGTTTGATACAGATGCTGTCTACCACGTTCAGTCACATGTGACAGCCCGGACAATGCATACAATGCCTGTCAAAAAAATTGCTATCGGCAGTGCAGAGATCGATAAAGAATCAAGCGAGGACAATGAAAACGGATAA
- the uvrB gene encoding excinuclease ABC subunit UvrB, translating to MENKFELVADYEPNGDQPEAIRDIVEKVKSGQRHQTLLGATGTGKTFTVSNAVTEINRPTLVIAHNKTLAGQLYSEFKEFFPNNAVEYFVSYYDYYQPEAYVPSTDTFIEKDASINDEIDKLRHSATSSLIERRDVLIVSSVSCIYGLGSPEEYESQVLSLRMGMEKDRDQLLRDLVDIQYARNDIDFQRGTFRVRGDSIEVIPASREEHCMRIEFFGDEIDRIREVDALTGEIIGDREHVAIFPASHFVTREEKLKKAIKNIEKELQEQLAELREQDKLLEAQRLEQRTNYDLEMMEEMGFCSGIENYSRHLTFREPGSTPYTLLDFFPDDFLCVIDESHVTLPQIRGMYNGDKARKQVLVDHGFRLPSALDNRPLKFDEFEKATSQLIYVSATPGPYEREHSPDMTEQIIRPTGLLDPVVDVRPIDGQVDNLIEEIRKRSERKERVLVTTLTKKMSEDLTDYLKEIGMKVAYLHSEIKTLERIEVIRDLRVGKYDVLVGINLLREGLDIPEVSLVAILDADKEGFLRSERSLIQTMGRAARNENGEVIMYGDKITNSMQVAMDETNRRREKQMAYNEKYNITPTTIQKEVRDVIQATVASEDVDDYEDKKTDVSKMTKHEKEKMIDSMEKEMKEAAKALDFERAAELRDIVLELKSESA from the coding sequence TTGGAAAATAAATTTGAACTGGTGGCCGATTACGAACCCAACGGTGATCAGCCTGAAGCAATCAGAGATATTGTCGAAAAGGTAAAATCCGGCCAGCGGCACCAGACATTGCTTGGTGCAACCGGAACAGGAAAAACATTTACAGTTTCAAATGCTGTAACCGAAATTAACCGTCCGACATTGGTGATTGCTCACAACAAAACATTGGCAGGACAACTCTACAGCGAATTTAAGGAGTTCTTTCCGAATAATGCTGTCGAGTACTTTGTCAGTTATTATGATTATTATCAGCCGGAAGCATATGTCCCTTCAACTGATACGTTTATAGAAAAAGACGCCAGCATAAACGATGAAATCGATAAACTGCGCCACTCGGCCACATCTTCATTGATTGAACGCCGGGACGTGCTGATTGTTTCCAGTGTTTCATGCATTTATGGTTTGGGATCGCCCGAAGAGTATGAAAGCCAGGTGCTTTCGTTAAGAATGGGAATGGAAAAGGACCGTGATCAACTTCTGCGTGATTTGGTCGACATTCAGTATGCGAGAAATGATATTGACTTTCAGCGCGGAACGTTCCGTGTTCGTGGAGATTCTATTGAGGTCATACCGGCTTCACGGGAAGAACACTGTATGCGTATTGAATTTTTCGGGGATGAAATTGACCGGATTCGTGAAGTCGACGCGCTTACAGGCGAAATAATCGGTGACCGGGAACACGTTGCTATTTTCCCTGCTTCTCACTTTGTGACGCGTGAGGAAAAACTGAAAAAAGCAATCAAAAATATTGAGAAAGAACTGCAAGAACAACTGGCAGAGCTGCGCGAACAGGATAAACTGCTGGAAGCTCAGCGTCTTGAACAGCGCACCAATTATGATCTCGAAATGATGGAAGAAATGGGCTTTTGTTCCGGGATTGAAAACTATTCACGTCACCTGACATTCCGCGAACCCGGGTCAACACCTTATACATTGCTTGATTTCTTCCCGGATGATTTTTTGTGTGTCATTGATGAATCACATGTGACACTGCCGCAAATCAGGGGGATGTATAATGGTGACAAAGCACGCAAGCAAGTGTTGGTTGATCATGGCTTCCGTTTGCCTTCTGCCCTGGATAACCGACCTTTGAAGTTTGATGAATTTGAAAAGGCGACAAGTCAGCTGATTTATGTATCAGCGACACCGGGGCCATATGAACGCGAACATTCGCCTGATATGACTGAACAGATTATTCGTCCGACAGGTCTCCTCGATCCGGTAGTGGACGTCCGGCCAATCGACGGTCAGGTTGATAACCTGATAGAGGAGATCAGGAAGCGGTCAGAGCGAAAAGAGCGTGTGCTTGTTACGACGTTAACGAAAAAAATGTCCGAAGACTTAACCGATTACCTGAAAGAAATCGGTATGAAAGTTGCCTATCTGCATTCAGAAATCAAAACGCTTGAACGAATCGAAGTAATCCGTGATTTGCGTGTCGGTAAATATGATGTTCTCGTCGGCATTAATCTTCTCAGGGAGGGGCTGGACATCCCGGAAGTATCACTTGTAGCGATTCTGGATGCCGACAAAGAAGGTTTCCTTCGCTCCGAGCGGTCGCTTATTCAGACGATGGGACGTGCTGCACGAAACGAAAATGGGGAAGTCATCATGTATGGGGATAAAATAACAAACTCCATGCAAGTTGCCATGGATGAAACAAACCGCCGCCGTGAGAAACAGATGGCATACAATGAAAAATACAACATTACACCGACGACGATTCAGAAAGAAGTTCGGGATGTCATTCAGGCAACTGTGGCCTCCGAAGATGTGGACGATTATGAAGACAAGAAAACCGATGTCAGCAAAATGACAAAACACGAAAAAGAAAAAATGATTGACAGTATGGAAAAAGAAATGAAAGAAGCGGCCAAAGCGCTTGACTTTGAAAGAGCTGCCGAACTCCGTGATATTGTGCTTGAACTTAAATCAGAAAGCGCATGA